The DNA sequence ATGAAtggctaataaataaataattaatagcaCAAGTTATTGTACATCTAATTCTGCTATTAGTTGGTATCTTTGTAACTATATTATTTTGCATCTTACAATTTAATTATTATACTGTTAAATTTGGTGTGATTACATTCCATCATAGTGAGTCACTCGATTTTCTTGATGTATTGTAAAGAAAAATGATGGAACATCATATGGAATTgaaaaatttgttgaaataaTATTGTTTATCCTGAATAAATAGATACACTTTTgttcttttatcttatttgataatTATTCTAGTAATTGGTTGATGCATGAATGGTACTACATTGGCTTGAAAATATTGATGAGGTTATGGCTAAGTGATTGAAGGTGTAGCATTGATCatgttaactaactaacagaTAAGATAGACTAACAGACAAGATAGCTAAAAGAATGGAAGATTCATTATCTAATACATTAACATGATATCATACATTCTGGACAAACTCTTTGTTAATCTGGAAGAACTATAACTGGGAAAAAGAACATACAAACTACCCTTGATTACCTTTTACTTCCAAACTTTGCAAAATATGAGAAAGTTTGAGCTAAGCTGAACAGAATGCTTTAAATGCTTCATTCATGTAACTTAAGTTGGAAAGGAATCCAAGTGAATTCAATATTAAtgtgttaatgttgcaagtgtgaggaatgCATGAAATTATTCTCACTACATCAGAGAGAACAAAGAgaagtgaggagtttataagatgagagacttgGACGtgatgtcttctcatcttatgaaAAAGGAAGACAAAACATTTAATTACAATTAAACCGCGTCTAAGAAATTTCAGACTCTACACTCTTGAAAGCTCTAGTGTGCATTTTATCATTGAAGTTGAAAATGTGAACTCTACAAAAACTCTACTCTGTGAATACTACATACAAATATACAATGTGTCTTTGTCAGTCTAGGATGACTGAGCAAGTGCTAAATCAGAAATTGAAAGGGTACCGTTTTGATCAACATCAAGTTCTTCAAACTCCTGCATCAAAAGTGATATATCTTCTTGACTAATCTTCCCCATCTCTTTGAGTTTATAAACAACGAATTCAGCAGCCCTATCAGCAAAGATCCAAGATATATTATACAAACAATGAAGCTATATAAATGATTCATAGAAATAGGAATAAAAGATGGCAGCCCAGTGCACAAACATTCTGTGTTAACGCATGGTCAGTAAAATTATTCTATAGGTTCCTATagttttatgtaattttaattcatctatATAGTTTAAAAATCTGTAATCATCAATGTTAAATTAGTAATCATCAATGTTTGTGACTGTATAAAGACTTGATCACAGAACATTTAGAGGGACCTGATTTAAAAATGTTTATGTGTCATCATTAGGACTTAATAAGCTGGGAAAAACAAGGCTTTGAAAGAATGCAGAACTAACCCAACAGTGCCGTCATCATCAATATCTGCTGCCTCCAAGTCCAAATTGGTCATCTTCTTCGAAAGAACCCACTTCACAATTTTCTTTTGTCGGCTTTCAGTGTTAAGCTCAGCAATGTAAAGGAACACCTGAGCCAAAGAAATTGTACCTGCCAATATCCAAAACACAGCAAATATTCTTCCTGCTTCAGTTGAGAAACTCTTATCACCATATCCCAGGGTTGTAAGAGTAGAACAAACGCAGTAAAACGCATCGACGAATTCCAATTTCTCAACCATGATCAAGAAAACTGTCCCCGCTATGATCATAATCAAGAGAAGGAAAAAGGCCAAAAGGAATTTGTATCTTGTTTTGTTCACCTCAACCTCCTTTAGAATTTCTCTTTGACCAACGTTTTGGTGCATGTGCAAAGCTTTAACTAGCAAGAATTCTTGCTTCTCAACCAAGTAATCTGCTGCTTTGCCTAGGATTAGTCCAACCAATGCCATTCCGGTGAAAACAAAAGCGCATGCAAGTAGCTTTGTAAGGTTGCTATTCGGAACAATATCTCCATAACCAACTGTGGTCATTGTTACGATTGTGAAGTATACAGCATCAAGAACCCCATCTGTTTTCAGCCCCTTGATCTGGTTCCCAACAAGGTAGAATACAATAGCACCTACTCCTATATACACTACAAGGTATATAGCAACTTTTCTAAAGCTTGGATGTATATTCCCAAATATTGAATCAGATCTTGGAATTGGTATATTGCCATTGGTGTCCTGGGGATCAACATCGTTGCAAGGTGCACTTCTAGCACGGCGGAACCTTCTCTTCTTTAACTGCCTTCTGAACTTTTGAGCTTCAAGATCCTCTGATCCTGATAGCAAGGGCTCTGTTGCTTCTGTGTTCGACCTGTTCGCCATGCAGATGATCTTAAGAAGCAAGGATCAGCAATAGACCACCTGATTTGGTTCCCTGGCAATCCAAACTAGTAATGTCAAtcaaataagaaggaaaagaaactaCATAAAAGGATATAATACAATGTCCACatataaattcataaaatcaaagtcataaaaacatagtaacatactaaaaatacactTTTTATCAATTAAACACGTATGTATGTTCAAGCATATACTAGAATATGAGcgaaacaattcaagttccaagATTTATTCATTTGGATCACCACTTACAGCTCATATGGATCTCCTAAATTCTATTCCTtcaattgaagaaaaggaagatgcAGCATCTTCTGACTTTGTAAGTACAATAACTAATAACCTCTAAGCATCAAGAGTCAAAGAAAATTGGTTTAGCTTTCTCTCCGGAACCAAAATACGATAACTTAAACATGGAAAATGTTCGGCAGAAAGCCAGAAACAAACTAATGAACAAGAACCTCTCATCTGCAAATTACTCCCAGCCTTAAATCCATCGTACTTAGAATTCTGATGAACATTACATCAATATTACCTAATTTCCTTATTTAACATATCAGTTCAAAAATCAACTTGTCCCTAATTACCTAAATTCCTAATTGGCTTTGAAGTAAATTCCcaattaaagtaaaataaacgTGTCCTTAACTAAAATACTAATGATGCCTTAATTGTTCGgaaaaaactgaatcaacaagttgGATCTGACTTGATCATGATCATTAACATTACTAATCTTCATCATGTGAAAAAACTTGTGCAATTGCAGTCCAATTGAAGGAGCACTAGATCTTGACCAATATATCTACAGTGATACATAAACTCAACCCTCTTCACAGAAACTAAACACGCCAATTACTTAACAAAACAGCTGATATCCAAATCAGAAACAAatcaataacaataatattataaaGTAAACGCATATTATGAATGAACAATAAGTGATGGAAGAAGCTTTAAATTTTGACCTTGAAATTTTTGAAGTGGAAGAGATGGATGATGATGCAGTTGCAGTTACAGTTACAGTTACAGTGTGGTGGTGTCTTCTGAAAGCTTCGGGGAACCAAAAGTTTTGATTCAGTGAAGGCGCAGGTTTAGGTGCATGTGTGGATCCCATTCCCTTCCGCGTTAATGaatcactaattttttttattttatatttaaataaaaagttatatccACTTGTTTTGTTTCAACTGGATTTGACTTTTGAGGTTTGTTGATGGTGGCTGGCCACAGAAGGAAAATGACATGCTTTCAGTTTTCAGATCAGTTCATTTtgctaataaataaaataaaataattatattacatATACATAAAAAGTTAGTTACTAATTAGTCATTGCATATAAAATTACATATTATAtctcattaaaaaatttattatctattataaatttaattattttattatgatatatttaattattctaataactgatgttttttaaaataaaactctTCAGTCTTGAGCCAACAAATGACATGCTTGTAAGAGTAAAAATAAGTATTAGCTTATAAATAATAGAACTATCAGAACTATTTAGGCCAAAATAAATGAGAGAGTAAAATACAAAATGATTTAGAGAATAGAATTCGTTAAAATTAACTGTAAATTCTCGACTTATATTCAATATTCTACTTTATACATAATTTTCTTTGATTAAGTTTACATTATCATAATTCCAATACgcatcatatatattttttttctatattctagaatatttctactttaaaatTGAGAGTGGAGGGAAAGTAGATGAGTTCCCGATCAAAGTCACCGAACTTCCACGTACTTGCCAAGATCAAAGGTAAACAATCCAATCCACTTTTTTCATTAAATAAAACTCATCTCAGCTCATAAAGAATCTCAATTGAGTTAGTTAATCAGTTATACTCGTTAGTTAATTATTCGCTTTCATCGCAGAGTTCACTTGATCTGTCGTCACTGACCTCAGCAACGGTTAATCGCCGGTTATTTTCATCCACCGTTTCAAGAATCACTGCACTAATCCCAATTCCAATTGGTATGGTTTCGCATCGCTTATactatccaatcgattgaatgtttcaaaacaacctgaggtctcacaattcaatcgattggttgtgttatcCAATTGATTGAAGTTATCAAAATAATATGGATTTacccaattcaatcgattgattgtgttacccaatcgattgaaagcTTCAAAGCAATATGAATTTGCCCAATTCAATTCattggttgtgttacccaatcgattgaaagcttttataatttttctctaTTTCTATGCACTATAgagatattttagtttaaaaaacttatttttatgatgaagtaatgtcattttcatttattatttcaaCAACAATGCCATACAAATTTTATGTcttgtgaattatattttattttatataattaatttatgtaaaaaaattccatatctttttatttgtttgcattctATTTTGTTCTTTTCATTTGTTCAAGATTTGACCTTTCTATTGAATCTtgactagaaaaaaaaaacaccatgCAATATATATCAAAGCATTTTAATAATATGTTCATATATTGCTAAGACATATATGAAGTATATATATTGCAAATTTTTAATCAATTCTTCCTAGATTAACAATGGAAGGCCCCTTTCTAATTCTCCATTAGAACGATAGGACTTTTAGACTTATCATCTATAGTTTTCTCAAGAGGCACACGATCCGTTATTTCTTCATTGTAAAGCTTTAATAGCATTACTTTCATGTTGTGCTCTACATTCTGAGCCTCCAATATATCTGTTTCATAGCTCTGGAGATAACACCAGCATCACTCGGCAATTTGCCATTCTGCACGATGAAGAGGACAGAAGGATAATTTGATTTCAATACAAAACATTTGAGCAGACATAAAACGCAGTTAAAATAGGAGAATATTGAATATATGATATCCCCTGCACCACCGGTATTTCCAGTTGGGGGTGTTTGATATGAATTTCTCAAAAAGGAGAAACATTTTAAGCAACGAATTCCCTGTAAAAAATAAGAACATTCATTACCAGCCAATACATGATTTCAAAAAAGGGTAAGTCAAGAGACATTATAGCTACGAGTCATAAGCCTGCACCACTCTCTCATGATACATAAAGAAATTGATATACGATTCCAATAGTGGGATTGAATAATTTGTGATAGattattcaaaatcaaaatattaaaagaaaagataagattagagtatctaaatcaaaataaagtcttaaaaattgaagatagaattttaaagttaagatagatgaataataagataataatttataaaaatgataagaaaattgaaaacgGCGTAatacacaattcaatcgattgggtaacacaaccaaacgattgaattgtgagaccttAAGTTGCTTTGGaacattcaatcgattgggtagtataagaaatcgattgaattttaaaaagccaacattttagtcatcgttcaatcgaCTCGGTAATataaccaatcgattgatttttacGAAAACCATGATGCCttacaattttcaatcgattgttttgtgataacctgtagtccaatcgattgattttcaaaaaaacatGATTTCACAGCTCTGTACAAACGTCACCgatcaaatataaacttttaatcaattggaattgccaaaaagtttattacgatcaatagaagatctaattcgttattgttttttattttgattgttaataaacataatagatgaatgataaaataataatttataaaataaaaaatagtttttataattaaataaaatatatggggttaatttgtaattaaaattagaaaagaactATTTAAcagttgttaaaaaaatttaaaaaacatgttttattatgggaccatttaatggtccaaacgttgtGTGACCATCGAATCCAGTgccaatttttgtgttttttaaaattgtgaaaagTAGACAAATTGGAGGATCCGGTTTCTGTACTtctaagttttttaattttttttcaaacataAATCGGACGATCCAATTTGTATACCTCTAGAAATCGGACGATCCAATTTTTGTATTTCTAGTAAATTGGACAGTTCAATTTCTACTTCTCTATTTAAACAGCTACACATTTGAGAATAACACTCCAACAacccacattttaaaaaaataccgtTACTACTTTTcttctatattaaaaataaaaagctctCATAATTCCAATACGcatcatatatatttttcttctatATTCTGgaatatttctactttaaaatTGAGACTGGAGAAAAACTAAGAAAGGCGCAAGAAGAAAAACGCTAAAAATGGAGGGAAAGTGGATGAGTTCCCAATCACAGTCACCGAACTTCCACTTACTCGCCAAGATCAAAGGTAAACAATCCAATCCACTCTCTTCATTAAATAAAACTCATCTCAGCTCATAACGAATCTCAACAGAGTTAGTTAATCAGTTATACTAGTTAGTTAATTATTCGCTTTCATGCGCAGAGTTCACTCTATCTATCGTCACTGACCTGAGCAACGGTCAATCGCCGGTAATCCTCATCCACCGGTTCAGGAATCACTGCACTAATCCCAATTCCAATTGGTATGGTTCCGCATCGCTtccaatttttgaattcttctcaattgaaaatttttatgtttgttcTTTTGTGAAATTTTGACGATGCAGCTTTTGTGGCTCCAATCTACCATGCGGGAAGGATGTTCTCACTCTCTGCAGGGAATCGCACGTACACAGAATAGgtcacttcatctcttcttcggTCTCTATCTTTCAATTTTTCGCTAATTTGAATTTTCTAAACTGAATTCTCTGTGTGTTTTGATCAATGTTGAGTTATGTGATTGTAGATTTTTTAGATCTGTTGTTGAATTTTACTCACTGAGTATCTTTCAGATGTGATGTTGAGAGTGCTACTCATTGTTCAGAAACTTTTGCAAGAGAACAGGCATTGTTCCAAGAGGGATATTTATTACATGCATCCTTCTGT is a window from the Arachis hypogaea cultivar Tifrunner chromosome 17, arahy.Tifrunner.gnm2.J5K5, whole genome shotgun sequence genome containing:
- the LOC112765815 gene encoding two-pore potassium channel 1, which translates into the protein MANRSNTEATEPLLSGSEDLEAQKFRRQLKKRRFRRARSAPCNDVDPQDTNGNIPIPRSDSIFGNIHPSFRKVAIYLVVYIGVGAIVFYLVGNQIKGLKTDGVLDAVYFTIVTMTTVGYGDIVPNSNLTKLLACAFVFTGMALVGLILGKAADYLVEKQEFLLVKALHMHQNVGQREILKEVEVNKTRYKFLLAFFLLLIMIIAGTVFLIMVEKLEFVDAFYCVCSTLTTLGYGDKSFSTEAGRIFAVFWILAGTISLAQVFLYIAELNTESRQKKIVKWVLSKKMTNLDLEAADIDDDGTVGAAEFVVYKLKEMGKISQEDISLLMQEFEELDVDQNGTLSISDLALAQSS